The sequence below is a genomic window from Nitrosomonas sp..
CGGATCGCATTCACACAGACCGCTGGCGATGCGCCATGGTCCTGATGCATTACGATCGGAATATGTGGATACGCTTCTACAGCAGCCGCAATCAGATGACGCAAAAACGCTTCGCCTGCATATTTTCTAGCACCGGCTGAACCCTGCATGATCACCGGACTGTCGCATTCATCTGCCGCCTGCATAATGGCATGGATTTGCTCCAGATTGTTTACATTGAATGCTGGCAGACCATAATCGTTTTCTGCCGCATGATCCAAAAGTTGTCTTAATGATACAAGTGCCATTTATCTCTCCTTCATTAGATTTATCGAAATTTTGATTTTATAGAATGCCAAATATTCTCTGTATTTTTACGGACAATAAATCCGTCTTACGTGGACTTGAATGCCATTATGCATTTTCTGCTGCAATATCATCTTCTTTTTTTATACATTCGCCCACTCTGATAATTTTCATCGTATTGGTGCCACCTGCTTTCCCTATCGGCTCGCCTATCGTCATGACCATAATGTCCCCATTCCGTACAATCCCCCGATTAAGCAGTTCGTCCTCTGCACGTTCTAGAATAATTTCAGGATCATTGATCTCATGACCAAACTCGACAGGATAGACACCCCTGAACAGGGTGACCTTACGCCGAGTACTCTCGTTTGGACTTAGCGCCACTATCGGTACTTTTGAACTTCTACGCGACATAAGCAATGCTGTCTCACCACTTTGCGTTAGCGCAGCAATGGCACGAATTTGCAGCCCACTGGCAGTAAACATGGTTGCTCTGGCAATGGCTTCCTCGATGGAAGCGGGGTGATTAGTCGGTTGTCGCCGTCTATCTCCGGTAACCAGATATTCCTTTTCCGCTTCAAGGCAAACCCTTGCCATCGCCGCAACTGATTCTACAGGATATTCGCCTGCTGCTGATTCAGCCGATAGCATGACGGCATCTGTTCCGTCCAATACCGCATTGGCCACATCCGATACTTCTGCACGCGTCGGAATCGGACTGGTAATCATCGATTCCATCATTTGTGTTGCGGTCACGACCAGTTTGTTGTTGTTCCGTGCATTTCGAATCATTTTCTTTTGTAAAGCAGGCACTGCCGCATCGCCCACTTCAACCGCCAGATCCCCCCTTGCAACCATTATCGCATCGGACGCCTCCAGAATATCCTCCAATGCAAGAATCGCCTCTGTACGTTCAATTTTTGCCATGACAAGACTTTTTCCGCCTGCGGCCAGCATCATCTCACGCGCTTGCCTGATATCGTCACCTGATCGAACGAAAGAAACCGCCAAATAATCCGCATTCATTTCGGCTGCAATTTTAATATCTTCTATGTCCTTTGCAGTCAAAGCCGGGGCGCCCAATCCACCCCCTTTGCGATTGATTCCCTTATTATTCGACAATACACCACCTTGCTCTACAACACAGATGATCTCATTGTTTTTTACCATGGACACATTCAATACAATACGACCGTCATCCAGCATGAGTGTCGCACCCGGCTCTACATCATTGGGCAGCTCCTTGTAATCCAGACCCACTCTTTCCTGATTACCCAATTCACAGGTTGCATCGAGTATAAATGTGTCCCCGATTTCAAGCTTGATTTTGCCACCCTCAAATTTTCCAATACGTATTTTTGGACCTTGCAAATCGGCCAAAACACCGACAGTTTGTCCGAGCGAATGCGCAATTGATCGCGTCATCTCGGCATGGTGTAAATGCTGCTCACGCGTTCCATGTGAAAAATTAATCCGCACCACGTCCACCCCTGCGCGTATCATTCGCTCTAGTACACTCGGATTGGTACAACTTGCTGGGCCGAGTGTAGCGACAATTTTCGTTCGTCGGATCATTTCTATTTTGATAAAAGAAAATTATTTTGCACGCGCTTCAAGGATTTCAACCGCAGGCAGCTTTTTACCTTCCAGGAACTCGAGGAACGCACCGCCTGCCGTCGATATATACGATACCTTGTCGTATATATCATATTTCTGAATGGCTGCAATCGTATCGCCGCCACCGGCTAACGTGAATGCACTCGTTTCAGCAATTGCGCGCGCAATTTTTTCAGTACCCGCGCCAAATTGATCAAACTCAAACACACCTACTGGACCATTCCAAACCACTGTACCCGCTTTCATAATAATATCTGCAAGCTCCTGCGCGCTTTTAGGGCCGATATCAAAAATCATATCATCGTCTGCAACTGCATCAGCATCCTTTAATACAGCAGCTTCATTGGCATCAAATTTCTTACCCACTACTACATCGACAGCAATAGGAATGGATGCATTACGCTGATTCATTTTTTCAATGAGCGATTTTGCCGTTGGAACAAGATCGTCCTCACATAACGATTTACCGATATTTTTGCCAGTTGCTTTCAAGAAGGTATTGGCTATACCCCCCCCCACAACCAGTTGATCGACTTTTTCAGAAAGCGATTCCAGTACAGTCAGTTTTGTCGATACTTTTGACCCGCCAACAATCGCCACCATGGGTCTTGCAGGATCGTGCAATGCTTTTGTTAATGCCTCGAGCTCCTCAGTCAATAGTATGCCGGCACAGGCAACAGGGGCATATTGCGCTATTCCATAGGTTGACGCTTGTGCACGATGCGCCGTCCCAAAAGCATCCATAACAAAAATATCGCACAAACGCGCATATTTACGGGATGTTTCCTCCAAATTTTTCTTTTCGCCCTTATTGATGCGGCAGTTTTCCAAAACAACCAATTCCCCATCAGCCACATCAAAACCGCCATCCACCCAATCCTTGATCAATCGAACCGGACTGTTTAACCGGGCCGCAATATTATCTGCAACAGGCTTCAGCGAATTCTCTTCCGACCATTCCCCTTCTTCGGGGCGGCCCAAATGCGAGGTAACCATCACTTTTGCACCCGCGTTCAGGCAATGATTGATTGTAGCCATAGAGGCTGTAATACGCGCATCCGACGTTACCTTGCCATCCTTTACAGGCACATTCAGGTCGGAACGAATAAAAACACGCTTCCCCTTGAGATCAAGGTCAACAAGTTTGATAACAGACACGGTGAACTCCAGATTTGTCTTAAAATGAATAAAGGATAGCATGGGCTACCCTTTATATTAATTGATAAAAACTGATTCAAGTAGTTGCTGCCGATGACACTCTATAGTGTCCACTTCTCACATCAAGCCTATTTCTTTTAACTACTCAAATACAAAAAAACCATATTTTATTTTCCTGCAACGGTACGTACCATTTCCAGAACTTTGGTTGAATAACCCCATTCGTTATCGTACCAGGCAACGACTTTCACAAAACTGCCATCAAGCGCCATGCCGGCCTCTGCGTCAAATATTGACGTACAGCTTTCTCCGCGAAAATCCGTAGACACCACTTTCTGATCGGTATAACCAAGAACACCTTTCATTTCGCCTTCTGACGCGTCTTTCATCGCTTTACAAATCTCTTCATAAGAGACATCTTTGTTTAATTCAACGGTTAAATCGACTACAGAAACATCAGATGTAGGCACCCGAAACGCCATACCGGTTAATTTTTTATTCAATTCCGGAATAACAACGCCCACTGCTTTAGCCGCACCGGTTGTTGAAGGAATGATATTTTCCAATATACCGCGTCCACCGCGCCAATCTTTATTCGAAGGACCGTCAACTGTTTTTTGCGTTGCGGTAGCGGCATGCACAGTGGTCATCAGGCCGCGCTTAATACCGAACTTGTCGTTAAGTACTTTTGCAATGGGCGCTAAACAATTGGTGGTACAAGACGCATTGGATATGATTGCCTCGCCATTATAGGTTTTATCATTGACACCATAAACAAACATCCGCGTGTCATCCTTGGAAGGCGCCGACATAATTACTTTCTTGGCACCTGCTGTTAGGTGCTTTTCACAGGTTTCCTTGGTCAGGAAAAGACCGGTCGATTCGACAACCACATCCGCACCAACTTCATTCCATTTCAATTCGGCAGGATCTTTAACAGCTGTCAAACGAATACGTTTGCCATTTACGACTAATGTATTGTCTTCAATTGAAACATCTCCCTGGAAACGGCCATGTACCGAATCATGCTTCAACATATACGCAAGATAATCCGGTTCCAGCAAATCATTAATTGCGACCACCTCAATATCAGGAAAATTTTGAACCGCTGAGCGAAAAACCATACGCCCTATACGTCCAAACCCATTAATGCCTACCTTAATTGTCATACCAAAACTCCTTCAATAAAAATTCTGTAGTAGCAAGCGCCATCTGCGCCTTGCAGTTTCAAATACGGTTAAAGCACACTCTTGACAGTTTTAACCACGTTGGCAACTGTAAACCCGAAGTGCTCAAATAAAACATTTGCTGGCGCAGATTCACCGAATGTATCTATGCCGACAACAGCGCCCTCCAATCCAACATATTTGCGCCAATAGTCGCTCACACCTGCTTCAATCGCAACGCGTACAACACCCCTTGGCAAAACACTTTCCTTGTATGCGCGATCCTGGCGGTCAAATACACCGGTGCAAGGCATGGAGACCACTCTCGCTTGAATGCCTTCTTTGACTAATTCTGCTTGCGCCTGAATGGCCAGATCAACTTCGGATCCTGTTGCAATCAGTACTACTTGCGGCTTCCCATTTTCTGCTTCGGATAAGAGATAACCGCCTTTATCTATCAGCTTGATTGTAGCTGCATCACGTTTTTGGAATGGCAGGTTCTGGCGACTGAAAATCAGGGTCGACGGACCATCTGTTCGCTCAATAGAACGCGCCCAAGCTACGGTCGACTCAACCGTATCACACGGCCGCCAGACATCCATATTGGGAATCAAGCGTAATGTTGACGTTTGTTCAACCGGTTGATGTGTTGGTCCATCTTCTCCCAGACCGATGGAATCATGTGTAAACACAAACAGATTGCGAATTTTCATCAACGCAGCCATGCGTAATGCATTACGCGCATACTCCGAAAACATCAGAAAGGTAGCGCCATATGGAATCAGGCCGCCGTGCAAAGACATACCGTTCATCATGGCACTCATACCGAATTCCCGAACGCCGTAATACACATAATTACCACCTGTTTCGCGACTCACACCTTTGGAACCCGACCATAGTGTCAAATTCGAACCGGCCAGATCCGCAGACCCTCCAATCAACTCTGGTAAAATGGGCGCCAATCCTTCAATGGCGTTTTGAGAAGCTTTACGGCTTGCTATTGTTTCTGCTTTGCCATTGACTTCGCTAATGACTGCTTCGACATGACTTGCCCAACTAGCAGGCAAGTCACCCGCCATCCGTCGTTTAAACTCAGCCGCTTCCGATGGATACTTGTTTGCATATTCAGCAAATTTTTCATTCCATTCACCTTCCAGTTGTTTACCTTTATCACGGGCATCCCAAGCACTGTAGACTTCATCTGGAATCTCAAATGGCGCATAATGCCAGCCGATATGTGGCCGTGTCGCAGCAATTTCGGCATCGCCCAAGGCCGCACCATGCACAGCATGTGTATTTGCCAAATTTGGAGAACCTAAACCGATAACTGTTTTGCAGCATATCATGCTGGGCTTGTCATTAACTCGCTTAGCCTCTTCAATAGCAGCTTCAATGGCAACAGGATCGTGTCCGTTCACATTGGGCACAACATGCCAGCCATATGACTCAAACCGCTTGGGCGTATCATCGGTAAACCAGCCTTCGACATGCCCATCGATTGAGATACCGTTATCATCATAAAAACAAATCAACTTTCCTAAACCCAAAGTACCCGCAAGAGAACATGCTTCGTGGGAAATGCCTTCCATAAGACAACCATCACCCAGAAAAACATAGGTATGATGATTAACAATATCGAATCCCGGACGATTAAATTCTGCAGCCAACACTTTTTCAGCAACAGCCATACCTACTGCGTTGGTAATACCTTGACCCAATGGCCCTGTTGTTGTTTCAACTCCAGGTGTATAACCATATTCAGGATGTCCTGGCGTTTTAGAGTGAAATTGACGGAATTTTTTGATCTCTTCCATTGGCAAATCGTAGCCCGTCAAATGTAATAGCGCATAGATCAGCATTGATCCGTGACCATTTGATAACACAAAGCGATCCCGATCAGACCAGTTGGGATTGTCAGGATTATGCCGGAGATGATGTATCCATAATACCTCAGCGATTTCAGCCATGCCCATTGGCATGCCTGGATGACCGGAATTGGCCTTTTGCACGGCATCCATGGCCAGCGCCCTTACCGCACTGGTCAGATTCTTAAATACCGGCTCATTAAAATCTTTGAATGTATCCATTGATACTTACTCCCTTATTCCTTTTATTTATAATTATTAATAGTATATTCAATCCAAACGCTCGGTTTTCTTTCTTGAACAACCTTATGCAGGCATTATCGCTTAAGATGACGCACGAGACAATATCAAAAAGTTTCACTGAGTGAATAAAGCAATGCATCATTTTTCTGAAAACCAGTACCCTGTTCGTTTTTTTTCTAGGATTGTTTCCAGGTATTTATTTTAAATAAAAATAGCATGCCATTTTTTGCCCCCTATACCGAACTTAAAATAGCAGCCGGAGGATTTTTCACGCAAAAACCTAATTTACACAAAATGCTATATTTCAAATGGGCAATGAAATTCCATCACAGCATTGGAGATTTTTTATCCATCTAAATATCTAAATTGGGACTCAGCAGAAATCTTATTTTTTTTCGGACGATTTTCGTGGTGAAGTAAGAACTGTCAACAAAACCCCTAATCCGAAGAATATCAGCAAGACAACACTTAAAGGCAGCTCCAATGACAGATCATGATAGTAATATAAGGATATCTTATCTGAATTAATCACAGAAAAACAAACCAAAACAACAAACAGGATTAAACGCAGCAGCCATGTTATTAGTTGCATAATAGACCAAACTCGCACATTTCAAGAAAGTTACAATTTAATAGAAATTAATTACTACGTATGCCATGTTTCAGCAAACGGGCAACAAATAAAAAACAACTATTTACGATTAATCACCCGTTTCGCTAGCATTAAAACAAAGAGTACATCAACTCTTATAGTCTACTCGCTCTCTCATTTCTTTACCCGCCTTAAAATGTGGAACGTATTTCGCTGGAACATGCACCTTGTCACCTGATTTGGGATTCCGGCCAATTCGCGGCGGCCTATAATTCAAATCGAAGCTACCAAATCCACGAATTTCAATTCGTTGACCATCAGCCAAACTCTTTGCCATTGCATCAATGATCATTTTGACGGAAAGCTCGGCATCCTTTGCTACAAGCTGCGGGAAACGTGCCGCAAGCCGGGAAATCAGTTCAGATTTCGTCATGAATATTCCTTATTGCTCTGTATTTTTACTATCCATTTTAGCTTTAAGCAGCGCGCCTAGACTTGTAGTTCCTGCATTTGCCGGCGCCTTAATTTTCTGCATTGCACTGGTTTCATCTGATTTATCTTTCGCCTTGATTGACAGATTAATCGCACGATTCTTGCGATCCACATTGACGATCATGGTTTCGACTTTCTCACCCTCTTTCAAGTGAGCACGGATATCTTCGACTCGGTCACGAGATATTTCAGATGCACGCAGATAACCGTCAATTTCATTAGTCAATGAAATCACCGCACCCTTTGCGTCTATGGATTTCACTGTTCCTTCAACTATGCTGTTTTTGTCATGCTCGGCAACAAAACTGTTAAAGGGATCGTCTTCCAGTTGCTTGATACCTAATGAAATACGTTCGCGCTCGACATCAATGGAAAGAATAACCGCCTCAACTTCGTCACCTTTTTTATAATTGCAAACCGCTTCTTCACCGGGTTGATTCCACGACAAATCCGACAAATGCACCAAACCATCAATATTACCTGGCAATCCGATGAAAACACCAAAATCAGTAATCGATTTAATCTGGCCTTTAACTTTATCGCCTTTTTCACGATTCATAGCAAATTCTTCCCATGGGTTAACCTGACATTGTTTCATGCCCAGGGAAATACGACGACGCTCCTCATCAATCTCAAGTATCATCACTTCAACTTCATCACCCAACTGAACAACTTTGGATGGATAAACGTTTTTATTGGTCCAATCCATTTCGGAAACATGCACAAGTCCTTCGATACCCTGTTCAATTTCTATAAAAGCACCGTAATCGGTCAGGTTTGTCACTTTACCAAACAAACGCGTGCGCGGCGGATAACGGCGTGACAATCCTACCCATGGATCTTCGGTCAATTGCTTCATACCGAGCGAAACACGATTTTTTTCCTGATCAAACTTGAGCACTTTTGCGGTCACTTCATCACCGATATTAACAACT
It includes:
- the pyk gene encoding pyruvate kinase, which codes for MIRRTKIVATLGPASCTNPSVLERMIRAGVDVVRINFSHGTREQHLHHAEMTRSIAHSLGQTVGVLADLQGPKIRIGKFEGGKIKLEIGDTFILDATCELGNQERVGLDYKELPNDVEPGATLMLDDGRIVLNVSMVKNNEIICVVEQGGVLSNNKGINRKGGGLGAPALTAKDIEDIKIAAEMNADYLAVSFVRSGDDIRQAREMMLAAGGKSLVMAKIERTEAILALEDILEASDAIMVARGDLAVEVGDAAVPALQKKMIRNARNNNKLVVTATQMMESMITSPIPTRAEVSDVANAVLDGTDAVMLSAESAAGEYPVESVAAMARVCLEAEKEYLVTGDRRRQPTNHPASIEEAIARATMFTASGLQIRAIAALTQSGETALLMSRRSSKVPIVALSPNESTRRKVTLFRGVYPVEFGHEINDPEIILERAEDELLNRGIVRNGDIMVMTIGEPIGKAGGTNTMKIIRVGECIKKEDDIAAENA
- a CDS encoding phosphoglycerate kinase, with translation MSVIKLVDLDLKGKRVFIRSDLNVPVKDGKVTSDARITASMATINHCLNAGAKVMVTSHLGRPEEGEWSEENSLKPVADNIAARLNSPVRLIKDWVDGGFDVADGELVVLENCRINKGEKKNLEETSRKYARLCDIFVMDAFGTAHRAQASTYGIAQYAPVACAGILLTEELEALTKALHDPARPMVAIVGGSKVSTKLTVLESLSEKVDQLVVGGGIANTFLKATGKNIGKSLCEDDLVPTAKSLIEKMNQRNASIPIAVDVVVGKKFDANEAAVLKDADAVADDDMIFDIGPKSAQELADIIMKAGTVVWNGPVGVFEFDQFGAGTEKIARAIAETSAFTLAGGGDTIAAIQKYDIYDKVSYISTAGGAFLEFLEGKKLPAVEILEARAK
- the gap gene encoding type I glyceraldehyde-3-phosphate dehydrogenase yields the protein MTIKVGINGFGRIGRMVFRSAVQNFPDIEVVAINDLLEPDYLAYMLKHDSVHGRFQGDVSIEDNTLVVNGKRIRLTAVKDPAELKWNEVGADVVVESTGLFLTKETCEKHLTAGAKKVIMSAPSKDDTRMFVYGVNDKTYNGEAIISNASCTTNCLAPIAKVLNDKFGIKRGLMTTVHAATATQKTVDGPSNKDWRGGRGILENIIPSTTGAAKAVGVVIPELNKKLTGMAFRVPTSDVSVVDLTVELNKDVSYEEICKAMKDASEGEMKGVLGYTDQKVVSTDFRGESCTSIFDAEAGMALDGSFVKVVAWYDNEWGYSTKVLEMVRTVAGK
- the tkt gene encoding transketolase translates to MDTFKDFNEPVFKNLTSAVRALAMDAVQKANSGHPGMPMGMAEIAEVLWIHHLRHNPDNPNWSDRDRFVLSNGHGSMLIYALLHLTGYDLPMEEIKKFRQFHSKTPGHPEYGYTPGVETTTGPLGQGITNAVGMAVAEKVLAAEFNRPGFDIVNHHTYVFLGDGCLMEGISHEACSLAGTLGLGKLICFYDDNGISIDGHVEGWFTDDTPKRFESYGWHVVPNVNGHDPVAIEAAIEEAKRVNDKPSMICCKTVIGLGSPNLANTHAVHGAALGDAEIAATRPHIGWHYAPFEIPDEVYSAWDARDKGKQLEGEWNEKFAEYANKYPSEAAEFKRRMAGDLPASWASHVEAVISEVNGKAETIASRKASQNAIEGLAPILPELIGGSADLAGSNLTLWSGSKGVSRETGGNYVYYGVREFGMSAMMNGMSLHGGLIPYGATFLMFSEYARNALRMAALMKIRNLFVFTHDSIGLGEDGPTHQPVEQTSTLRLIPNMDVWRPCDTVESTVAWARSIERTDGPSTLIFSRQNLPFQKRDAATIKLIDKGGYLLSEAENGKPQVVLIATGSEVDLAIQAQAELVKEGIQARVVSMPCTGVFDRQDRAYKESVLPRGVVRVAIEAGVSDYWRKYVGLEGAVVGIDTFGESAPANVLFEHFGFTVANVVKTVKSVL
- a CDS encoding LapA family protein; the encoded protein is MQLITWLLRLILFVVLVCFSVINSDKISLYYYHDLSLELPLSVVLLIFFGLGVLLTVLTSPRKSSEKK
- a CDS encoding integration host factor subunit beta; this encodes MTKSELISRLAARFPQLVAKDAELSVKMIIDAMAKSLADGQRIEIRGFGSFDLNYRPPRIGRNPKSGDKVHVPAKYVPHFKAGKEMRERVDYKS
- the rpsA gene encoding 30S ribosomal protein S1, with the protein product MTTASTVTNSPESFAQLFEESLARQEMRAGEVITAEVVRVDYNIVIVNAGLKSESFIPVEEFKNDKGEIEVKPGDFVSVAIETLEDGYGETRLSRDKAKRLTAWHELEEAMESGKIVTGMVNGKVKGGLTAMINGIRAFLPGSLVDIRPVKDTTPYENKEMEFKVIKLDRKRNNVVVSRRAVLEETQGADRESLLASLEEGSVVHGIVKNITDYGAFVDLGGIDGLLHITDLAWRRVKHPSEVVNIGDEVTAKVLKFDQEKNRVSLGMKQLTEDPWVGLSRRYPPRTRLFGKVTNLTDYGAFIEIEQGIEGLVHVSEMDWTNKNVYPSKVVQLGDEVEVMILEIDEERRRISLGMKQCQVNPWEEFAMNREKGDKVKGQIKSITDFGVFIGLPGNIDGLVHLSDLSWNQPGEEAVCNYKKGDEVEAVILSIDVERERISLGIKQLEDDPFNSFVAEHDKNSIVEGTVKSIDAKGAVISLTNEIDGYLRASEISRDRVEDIRAHLKEGEKVETMIVNVDRKNRAINLSIKAKDKSDETSAMQKIKAPANAGTTSLGALLKAKMDSKNTEQ